The sequence below is a genomic window from Zhongshania aliphaticivorans.
GCCTGAAGGCGGACGCCAGCTGTGCCAATAAGGAGTAATAGTAGCGAGCAAATGGCAAGGGTTTGGGTCAATCTGGCAATAGTCATACTGCGACCTATGTTATTTTTCATAATCTTACCAAAGGGTAATAGCCATGTACTGTTTTTTTAGGCCTTGCCGTGATTTACTTGGTTATCGGTCTGTAACCTGTGGATTCAGACTAACACGAAGTATAAAAATGAGGAATAAGGAATGGGACGTGTAAACGGCAAGGTATGCATAGTAACGGGTGCGGCAAGTGGCATGGGCAAGGCTGACGCGATTATGCTCGCCGCCGAGGGTGCAAAAGTGGTGCTGACAGACCTTAACGAGGCCGACGGCCAGGCTGTTGCCGCGCAAATTGGAGAGTCTGCCATTTTTGTGAAACACAATGTGACGAGCGAAGAAGATTGGCAGCGGGTAGTGAGCACGGCTGTGGCGCATTTTGGCCGCTTGGATGTGCTGGTGAATAACGCTGGTATGATGACCTTGGGTAATGTTGTTGATTGTAGTCTTGAGGACTACCGGCGTGTTAATGCGGTCAACAGCGAGGGTGTTTTTCTAGGCTGTAAGACGGCAATACCGGCAATGGAAGCGTCGGGTAATGGTGGTTCCATCATTAATATGTCCTCGGTGGCGGCGATTCATGGCATGTCTTTTGTGGCGGCGTACAGCGCGAGCAAAGGAGCGGTAATGGCGTTGACCAAGTCGGTAGCGCTGTATTGCCGTGAAAAGCGCAATGGCATCCGCTGTAATTCTATTCACCCCGATGGCGTTAAAACGCCCATGGTATTTAAAGTTGCAACCGGTCAAGATTCCGCCACCAGAGAAGAGATTGAATCCCTTTCTACCGTTGAACACCCAATGTGCGAGCCGGAAGATATTGCTGCGCTGGTGCTTTATTTGGCATCGGATGAGTCGAAGTTTGTGAATGCAGCGGAAATGTTGATTGATAATGCTTCCACTGCGACACCGCCAATTGGCATGTAAGTCGGGATGCGGTATTTATGATTAATTGCATTATAAAAATAAGGAGAATGCGTGCAAAAAGTTATTTATTTAATGTGGGCTGGTGTGCCTGGGCCAGAATTTAATCAGCGTTTATTGTCTTGGTTGGCACCTGAACTGGCTGCTCAAGCTGGCGTTAAACGCATTCAGTTGAATCTGGTTGATGACGCGGTGGCTGCTGCCTCCGCGTTGCGCATGGAAAATTCAGCGCAGGGGTTTGACGCAATGTGCTCGCTCTATTTGGATGATGGAGCAGAGCGGCTGGTGCTTCAGGAGTACATCCAGTCGTGTTGTGTCCAATTTAGTCGCTATCATGTGGATGAGTTTGAGGCGCTGGAGAATACAACGCAACGCGTGGGACGCGGGCAGCGGACACCGGGCTTTAGTCAGGTGGCGCTACTGCGTTGCCCTCAGAACATGGCCTATGAAGATTGGCGAGGCTACTGGCAGGGCACGCACACCCAGATTGCCATCGACACGCAGTCGAGTTTTCGCTATGTACAAAATGTGGTCACTGAACTTGCCGGTAGTGATGTGGGCTGTTATCACGCTATTGTTGAAGAATGTTTCCCCGCTGAGGCAATGACAGACCCTGAAGTGTTTTATGCGGCGAAAGGCGACCCTGAAAAGTACCAAGCCAATTGCCAAAAAATGATTTCTAGCTGTCAAAATTTTATCGATTTTGATGAAATTGATGTAATACCCACGAGCGAGTACCAGTTTTGAATTTATTATTAATAGCTAGGCATTAACGCAGTGACAGAGATTACCGTCGATCCCTCCTGGAGGCATCTGCTAGAGCGGGAGTTTGCTCAAGACTATTACCGTGAATTAATGGCCTTTTTAGAAAAGCGAAAGGCCGCGGGAGCCAAGATTTTTCCGCCGCAAGAGGCATGGTTTTCTGCTTTGGCTTCTACGCCATTGACTGATGTTAAGGTGGTTATTCTTGGTCAAGACCCTTACCACGCAGAGGGGCAGGCCCATGGTCTGTGTTTCTCGGTGCTGCCTGACGTGAAAACGCCACCGTCACTGAGAAATATTTACAAGGAGTTGCACCGTGATCTGCATTTGCCGATACCTCACCACGGCTGCCTAAATAGCTGGGCGAGGCAGGGTGTGCTTCTGCTGAATACCGTGTTCACGGTGGAAGAGGGTAAGGCGGGGTCTCATCAGGGCCAGGGTTGGGAGCGCTTTAGTGAGGCCCTTGTATCAACTCTCAACACTGAGCGCGAAAGGCTAGTGTTTATGCTCTGGGGGGCGCAGGCGCAAAAAAAAGGTGCGGACATTGATCAAGATCGTCACTTGGTTTTATGCGCAGCTCATCCATCGCCCTTGTCGGCGCATCGAGGTTTTTTGGGCTGCGGTCATTTCTCGCAGGCGAATGCTTATTTGACGGCAAATGGCCAGCAGCCCATAGATTGGCAGATTCCAGCGCTGCCCGAGCCAGCGTTCCAGCTTATTCCTTAGGTAAGTCATCCATAATGGTTTCAAGGGTGTCGGCCAAAAAGCGACTAGCGGCAATTTCCATGGCGCGACCTAGTTCTGCATCAACAACCTTTTCGGCTAGCGGTCTGAGACGCCATATCAGTTCGGCAATTTTGGGCAATTCTTCCTTCGGCGGTAATTTCTGCTCGGCGTAAGGCTCCAGCACGTGTTGAGACACGAGTTTAACAAACTCATTGGCCACCTTTTGAACGTTGCCCCGCATCATGCGCAAAATGTCGAGCAACTCGTCTAATGGAATACCGGTGCCGCATAGCTCCTCGGCAACTTTGAGAGTGCTCATGCTGGATATGCGCATTTTACTGCCTGAGACACTAAATAGGCCTAGGTCATGGGCTGTTTTAATCGCTGACGGCGTGAGTTTGGTGCCAAACATCCTTACGAGCTCTGTCATGGGGAGTGTGGTCGGGGCCTCATTTGTCCACGGCGAGTTAACTGCCGTTTCTATGCCCAGTATTTCACTTAGCCCTACACCTTCTTCTAGCGCGGACAATAATTCTCGTATTGAGGACAGGGTGTAGCCGCGATCTAATAAATTGGCGATTAGCCGCAAGCGCGATAAGTGTTGGTTGTTGTATATACCCTTGCGGCCCTGTAATGCCGGCGGTGGGAGTACCCCTCGGTCTTGGTAGGCGCGGATATT
It includes:
- a CDS encoding glucose 1-dehydrogenase; amino-acid sequence: MGRVNGKVCIVTGAASGMGKADAIMLAAEGAKVVLTDLNEADGQAVAAQIGESAIFVKHNVTSEEDWQRVVSTAVAHFGRLDVLVNNAGMMTLGNVVDCSLEDYRRVNAVNSEGVFLGCKTAIPAMEASGNGGSIINMSSVAAIHGMSFVAAYSASKGAVMALTKSVALYCREKRNGIRCNSIHPDGVKTPMVFKVATGQDSATREEIESLSTVEHPMCEPEDIAALVLYLASDESKFVNAAEMLIDNASTATPPIGM
- a CDS encoding EthD domain-containing protein; translated protein: MQKVIYLMWAGVPGPEFNQRLLSWLAPELAAQAGVKRIQLNLVDDAVAAASALRMENSAQGFDAMCSLYLDDGAERLVLQEYIQSCCVQFSRYHVDEFEALENTTQRVGRGQRTPGFSQVALLRCPQNMAYEDWRGYWQGTHTQIAIDTQSSFRYVQNVVTELAGSDVGCYHAIVEECFPAEAMTDPEVFYAAKGDPEKYQANCQKMISSCQNFIDFDEIDVIPTSEYQF
- the ung gene encoding uracil-DNA glycosylase, translated to MTEITVDPSWRHLLEREFAQDYYRELMAFLEKRKAAGAKIFPPQEAWFSALASTPLTDVKVVILGQDPYHAEGQAHGLCFSVLPDVKTPPSLRNIYKELHRDLHLPIPHHGCLNSWARQGVLLLNTVFTVEEGKAGSHQGQGWERFSEALVSTLNTERERLVFMLWGAQAQKKGADIDQDRHLVLCAAHPSPLSAHRGFLGCGHFSQANAYLTANGQQPIDWQIPALPEPAFQLIP
- a CDS encoding MerR family transcriptional regulator produces the protein MSLTPLIAIDASFSENQRLQGSSLPIFLHRDGYPATMKFPEDTITSMAQLLPQTGQTEDHSEADAQRDYSVEQLAIAANTTVRNIRAYQDRGVLPPPALQGRKGIYNNQHLSRLRLIANLLDRGYTLSSIRELLSALEEGVGLSEILGIETAVNSPWTNEAPTTLPMTELVRMFGTKLTPSAIKTAHDLGLFSVSGSKMRISSMSTLKVAEELCGTGIPLDELLDILRMMRGNVQKVANEFVKLVSQHVLEPYAEQKLPPKEELPKIAELIWRLRPLAEKVVDAELGRAMEIAASRFLADTLETIMDDLPKE